The Candidatus Margulisiibacteriota bacterium nucleotide sequence TATTCCTTTGTTCTTTTCCGTGGTTGCTATATCTATCATTTTCTCCAGCCCAAGTTTTTCGGTTTTATTAGTTTTATTTCCAATCCTAGCTAATTTATTATGTTTAGCAAATACTTTAAAAATTAGTTTTTCAAGTATTTTCCTTAAAAGAAAGGCTGTGCAAGTCCCACTATTGCCATAATTATGATCTAAATCTTTCATTTCAACCTTAAAATCTTTTTGCATTATTATTGCCAATGGTTTTGGAAGGACCGGCTGCTTTTTGGTGCGCCCCAAATGAGCTTCATCAGCAGAAATATCTTCGTTATAACTAACTAAGACCCAATTATTCCCTCTTATGCCGTTATGCTGAATAGCTTTAATAATGTCTTCCAGCATGAATTTTTTCATATAGGTATGAATCTCGTTTGATTTCATCCTTTTTCCATATTTCAACCTAATTTCTTGCAATACCTCCCCAGTGTTTCTAGGCATATCAAAATACCCGTTAATAATTAATTTTTTGATTAAATCATATTTACTGGCAGGCTTAATCTGGAGGGCGGCGCATCTCTGCTTAATATCCTTATTTTTCAGCATAAATAAAGTGGTTCTACTTCCTTTTTACAAATTCCCATTTTTTACTATTTTTTGCTCGCATTCTTGTTAATACCCGTTCCCTAACTAAGCTTAATAATCCCATGGAAATGGTTTCGCGGGAATAATGTCGGCCTTCTTGTTTGAGGAGTTCTATTATTTCGCTCCTTTGTTTCGGAGAATCTAGTTTTCCCTCATCAACAAGCAAACGCAGCCCACCTGTTGCGCCAGATGTGTTTATATTTGTTGATAATCTTGCGGGTTTAGTGGTTCTGGACTTGGTCAATTCCTTGTTCCCAATTAAAGAAATCAGTTCATTTGATAGGGCAGATAATTGTTCGGCTACTTCTATCATTCTTTTTGTTGTCATATTAGTCACCTCTTTGCAAATATGTAAAGGGCCCTTTGCCGCCTACCGCTTCCTCTCGTCTAATTACTTTTTTCTTAAGTAATCTTAACAAGGGTCTCATTAGAGAAGTGGTTGGTTTTTTTATGCCTTCAAGTCGCAGCCTCCTCTGTATGTCTGACAGCTTTCTGGGTTCCTTAAAATAACCGTCCTTCACAAGATTGTGTATTTCAGAAGTCAAGCCAGAAAACTTCAAAGTCGCGGGTTCATGTTTTCGTTTACTGTGTGATCTGGATTCCCCCATGGCCTTTTTCAGATCGACAAGTAGCCCTTCGATTTTTTCAATTATTACAATTACATCATTCATTTTACCCTCCTTCTTATTCAGTAAGTCAAATATTCCATTAATTATTAAGCATTATACCACATATCAAAGGAATAATCAACATTAGTAAGCAAGAGGCGGATTGAAAAAAAGGCTGTATATAGGCAAAAATAAGATAGATATAAATATGTATTTACTGTTTAGCATATTACTTGCATGGGCAAACTATTATGCTTTAAAGCCAGGAGAGGTCTTTCCCGATTACAAGTTCGGTCATTTCTGCATGATGTGTGTTTTTCATTGATATTGGCTTTGCTTTAAACCCATATTTATAAGCTAATGCTTTTACTTCCTCGGCGTTGTCATAGGTAAGAATAAAATCGCCCTTTAATGTTTTACATAATGCGAATAAATGTTCATGATCTATATCGTAATGCCTATATAGCCTTGCTCCGGCCCTTTTCCCTCCTGCAGTATAAGGAGGATCGATAAAGTAGGCCACATCACTTTTTGGGGAGTATTTGCTCATAACATCCATGCCATCCCCTTGTAAAAACAGCAGCTTATTTTTTATATAATTAATGGCTTTTATTCGTTTTGCTAAAGTGAGTGGATACCACCGAGATAATAATCCTTTGCCATTTTCTCCATACTTTACCAGGCCTGATCCCGCAGCTAATATACCACCATGATAAGTTCTATTCTTCAATATAGTTTGAAATGCTTTGTTTCTTACGTCCGAATGGCTTTTGTTTAATTCTGAAGATAGATTATTTAGGTTTAGTTCGAAATTTAATATTTTGTTAATCAACCAGTTGGCATGGCCGTCTACTAGTGATTGCCAAACAGCGGCAACTTGTTCATCTAACTCCACAAGTAAAGCTTTATCAGCCATATTTTCAAATATAGCCGTAAGGCTAATAATGCCCCCACCAGCGAATGGTTCAATGAGTAATGATGGCTTTTTGTGTTTGCTTTTTAGCCATTTACGAAAGGTCGGAACAAACCATGTTTTGCCGCCAGGGTAACGGAATAGGCTGCGTTGTGGTATTGAAGCCACATTAACTGTTTTCTTGTTTTCTTGATCAGTTTCTCGATTTTCGAGAAAGAGATTCTGTTGCATCTATTTTCTCCGGAGAGAAGAAATATCTAGCGTTTGGTTCTGTGGAGGTGTTTCAAGTTGCTGATCAAGTTTATCTTGTAAAACTTTAATAAAATCATTAACGTTGCCGGGTTTGGACGTTGTAATAGCGCTTAAAGCAGAGAAAAATTTCGTATAAACAGTATCTACTTTCTTTAGTGTGAAGGAATCGCCTTGAGGCACTAAGTCATATAACAGCCAGGCCATTTCTGCTTTATTCTGTGGGACTGGCCGTAATTTTGGTAAGGTTTTAAAGAAACTTCTATTCAAAGCAACAGCAATTTTCTTATTCCAGGTGTTTAGTATGCCGCCCTTGAATAGCAACTGTGGGGCAAGGCGCTTCCGAGAAGAAGATAAATAATCCGGCCTGGGATAATTAGGCTCACTTAGCCAATCCATGTTTGCATGCGTTTTTGGGCTCTTCATGTAATATGCAAATGGATCCCTTATATTGCCTGAAATATATACTGCTTGAATTTCTAATGAGCCAAAATCACAGACTTTGCCATTCCGATCATAGGAAACTAGAACAATATCAATGTTTCCTGCCGATTTCCCTTCTTCATCAACCAGTCTTACTTCTGTTAATGAGGTCCAATTTGTTCCTTTAGGAAAGAAAAACTCGGCTGCATCATCGGTTATTATCCACTTCTCTCGAAATCTAATAGGACAAGTTATTACGGGGTTGCTTTCGTAGTAGACACTGCAAACACCTAGTGGGTCTTTTGCTTTGTCTTT carries:
- a CDS encoding DNA adenine methylase, with product MQQNLFLENRETDQENKKTVNVASIPQRSLFRYPGGKTWFVPTFRKWLKSKHKKPSLLIEPFAGGGIISLTAIFENMADKALLVELDEQVAAVWQSLVDGHANWLINKILNFELNLNNLSSELNKSHSDVRNKAFQTILKNRTYHGGILAAGSGLVKYGENGKGLLSRWYPLTLAKRIKAINYIKNKLLFLQGDGMDVMSKYSPKSDVAYFIDPPYTAGGKRAGARLYRHYDIDHEHLFALCKTLKGDFILTYDNAEEVKALAYKYGFKAKPISMKNTHHAEMTELVIGKDLSWL